Part of the Roseomonas sp. OT10 genome, GCGCCCCCACCCCCACCGCCGCCGCCGAGCTGGCCATGCCCGCCCGCGCCGAGCTGCTGGAGCAGGTGCAGCAGCGTGCCCTGCGCCTCACCCGCGCCGGGCAGTCGGTCATGGATGCCGCGCGCTACCGCCTCGCCCGCGCGGCGGCCGAACTGCCGGACCTGCCGGGGATGCTGCTCAACGCCCGGCAGCGGCTGGACGACCGGGGGGAGCGGCTTGCCCTCGCCCCGCGCGCCCTGCTGCAACGCCAGCGTGGCCGCCTGAACGACTTGGCCGCCCGGCTGGTGCATCCCCGCGAGCAGGTGACGGCCCATCGCGCCGCGCTGGCCCTGCTCGACGCCCGGGCGCGTGGTGCCGTCGCGCGCATCGTCGAGGCCCGGCGCGCCAGGCTGGCCGCCGCCGCCACCCGCCTGCCCCATCCGCGGGAGGGCGTTGCCGCCCGGCGCGCCGCCCTCGCCCTGCTGGACAACCGCGCTCGGGCGGCGGCGCTGCGCGCGGTGGACCGCCAGGCCCGCGCCTTCGCCCGCCTCCCCGAGCCGCTGCCCCGGCTGGAGGCACGGCTGCGCGAGGCGCGGCTGGCCCTGGAGGGGCTGTCCGCCCGGCTGGAGGGTGCCTCCTACCAGGGGCTGCTGGCGCGCGGCTTCGCCCTGGTGCGCGACGCCTCCGGCGCACCGGTGACGCGCGCGGCCGCGGTCACGCCGGGCCAGCGGCTGCGGATCGAGTTCGGCGATGGCGGCGTGGAGGTGGTGGAGGCGCGGGGCAGCCGTGCGGCCCGGGGCGGCCCGGCGGCGCGGGGGGTGGACCAGGGGTCGCTGCTGTAGCGGGCGCGGCGCGGGGGCATCCCCGGCAGCAGGGGGCGGTGCGCCTTCCGGGGTGGACGGGGCGCGCCCGGCGGCCCCGACGGCCATGGACCCGCCGCCAGCACGTCTGTGACATCGGCCGGGGGAGGCAGGCGGGCCGCACTGGCCTATAGGCTCCGCTCCACCAGGGAGACGACCGCATGATCGCACGCCGCAGCCTCCTGGCGCTTCCCGCCCTCGCCCTGCCCGCCTGCGCCACCGCCCCGGCGCCGCAGGCCGTCGCGGCCGGTACCGCTCCGGTGCAGCCGCTGGCCCTCTCCGGCCCGGTCAGCCAGGGCGGGCTGGTGACCGGCCGGGCGGCGCCGGGGTCACGGGTCACGCTGGACGGCAGGACGGTGCCTGTCGCCGCCGACGGGACCTTCGCGCTCGGCTTCGGGCGCGACGCCACGGGCGAGGCGGTGCTGGCCGTGACCGCGCCCGGCGGCCGGACGGAGACACGGCGCCTGGCCATTGCGCCACGCGAATGGGACGTGCAGCGGATCAGCGGCCTGCCCCCCGCCCAGGTGACGCCCGATCCGCGCGCCCTGGCCCGCATCCGGGCGGAGCAGAAGCGCCTGAACGCGGCCCGCCGCACCATCACCCCGGTCCCGCGCTTCGCCGAGGGCTTCGTCTGGCCGGTGCGCGGGCGGATCAGCGGGCACTGGGGCAACCAGCGCATCCTGAACGGCCAGCCCCGCGCGCCGCATCTGGGGCTGGACATCGCCGCGCCCCAGGGCACGCCCATCGGCGCCATGGCGGCGGGGCGCGTCACCCTGGCGGGGGACCTCTATTTCACCGGCAACACGCTGCTGGTCGAGCACGGCCTGGGGATCACCAGCCTTTACGCCCACCTGTCCCGCGTCGACGTGGCGGAGGGCCAGGAGGTCGGGCGCGGGCAGACGATCGGCCTGGTGGGCGCCACCGGGCGTGCCACCGGGCCGCACCTGCATCTCGGCCTGTTCTGGCTTTCCACCCCGGTCGATCCGGAGCCGCTGCTGCCCGCCTGATGGCGCGGGCGGCCGCTACGGCGCCGCTGCGGCGGGCCGTGGCGCCAGCGCGGCCATGACGAAATCCATCACATGCGCGCGCCGGGCGGAGAGGGCCTCCTCCGTCAGCAGGTCCTCGCCGAAGACGGCGGAGAGGGTGTGGCCGTTGGAGAAGAGGAAGAAGCACAGGCCGCTGATGGAGATGTAGAGTTGCTTCGGGTCGATGCCCGGGCGGAACACGCCGGCCTGCTCGCCGCGCCGCAGCAGGGCGGCGATGCGGGCCAGCAGCGGGCCATAGCTGGCGCGAAGCCTGGCCGAACGCCGGATATGGATGCCCTTGTTGACGTTCTCGTCCGCCAGCAGGCTCACGAAGTCGCGGTTCTGCCGCAGGTGGTCGAAGGCGAAGCCGACGAAGTCGCGCATCGCCGCGGCCGGGTCCAGCCCCTCGCCCTCCAGCCCCGCATCCCGGGCACGGGAGCGTTCGTAGGCCAGCTCCAGCACGGCGAGGTAGGCGTTCTCCTTCGAGCCGAAATGGTGCGACAGGATCTGCTTGCTGACACCGGCGGCGCGGCAGATCCGCTCGATGCTGGCGCCGTGGTAGCCGGCCCGCGCGAACTCGCGGTAGGCGGACTCGATCAGGTTGCGCCGGGTCCGGGCCGGGTCGCGGCGCGCCGCGGCGGGGGCCCGGCGGCGTCGGACGGGGCCCGTCGCGGCCGGCGCATCGGTCGTGCTGCCCAGCGACCGTCCTTCCCCGTCATCCATCACACCCATTGCGCATAGCGTAGCACCGCCGGGGCGGCAAAACGTCACCGGGCCATCGGAACGCGCGAATCAACCAACCGGATGGTTGACTCATGCGCCACCCTCGGGGGAGCATGCCGCCAAGGCCGCCGCACAGGCCGAACCAGGGACAAGCCAACCGGTCCGGCCGATCCGCCACGGAAGGAGTTGGTCGTGAGACGTTCCGCTCCCCGCAGCCTCGCGCTGCTCGCTTCGCTCCTCGCCGGCGCGCTTCCGCCCCTGCTTCCCGGCGCCGCATCGGCGCAGGGCGATCCGCGGGTGCTGCGCGTGGTGCCCAGCGCCGACGTGGCGGAGCTCGACCCGACCCGCGGACCGAACCTCATCGCGCGCATCTACGCGCAGATGGTGTTCGACACGCTCTTCGCGCTGGACAGCCAGCTCGTCCCCCGGCCGATGATGGTGGAGCGCCATTCGGTCAGCGCGGACGGCCTGACCTACGACTTCACCCTGCGCGACGGGCTGCGCTTCCACGACGGCAAGCCGGTCACCACGCGCGACGTCGTCGCCTCGATCGACCGCTGGATGTCCGGCACCTCGATCGGCGCGCAACTGAAGTCGCGCGTGGCCGCCATGGCTGTCGCCGACGACCGCCGCTTCACCCTGACGCTGAACCAGCCCTTCGGCCTGGTGGAGTTCATGCTGGCCGGGCCTGGCGCGCCGATCGCCGCCATCATGCCGGAGGCGGATGCGAGGCGCGAGGCGACGGTGCCGCTGACCCGGCCGATCGGTTCCGGCCCCTTCCGCTACGTGGCCG contains:
- the xseA gene encoding exodeoxyribonuclease VII large subunit, whose amino-acid sequence is MSDATTPAAPPRAAGGTNVPEYTVAELSGAVKRTLEGTFGRVRVRGEVTECRPYGANRFYFSLKDEGGQLRAVIWAWSAGRSGVKPENGTEVIATGKITAYGDRSTYQIVVDRLDYAGEGALLARVEKLRKALEAEGLFAEERKRPLPFLPAVIGVVTSAQGAVIQDIRTTLLRRFPSRIILWPVAVQGPGSAEQVAAAIAGFNALPGGFPRPEVLIVARGGGSLEDLMAFNEEVVVRAAAASAIPLISAVGHETDTTLIDFAADRRAPTPTAAAELAMPARAELLEQVQQRALRLTRAGQSVMDAARYRLARAAAELPDLPGMLLNARQRLDDRGERLALAPRALLQRQRGRLNDLAARLVHPREQVTAHRAALALLDARARGAVARIVEARRARLAAAATRLPHPREGVAARRAALALLDNRARAAALRAVDRQARAFARLPEPLPRLEARLREARLALEGLSARLEGASYQGLLARGFALVRDASGAPVTRAAAVTPGQRLRIEFGDGGVEVVEARGSRAARGGPAARGVDQGSLL
- a CDS encoding M23 family metallopeptidase; the encoded protein is MIARRSLLALPALALPACATAPAPQAVAAGTAPVQPLALSGPVSQGGLVTGRAAPGSRVTLDGRTVPVAADGTFALGFGRDATGEAVLAVTAPGGRTETRRLAIAPREWDVQRISGLPPAQVTPDPRALARIRAEQKRLNAARRTITPVPRFAEGFVWPVRGRISGHWGNQRILNGQPRAPHLGLDIAAPQGTPIGAMAAGRVTLAGDLYFTGNTLLVEHGLGITSLYAHLSRVDVAEGQEVGRGQTIGLVGATGRATGPHLHLGLFWLSTPVDPEPLLPA
- a CDS encoding TetR/AcrR family transcriptional regulator, producing MDDGEGRSLGSTTDAPAATGPVRRRRAPAAARRDPARTRRNLIESAYREFARAGYHGASIERICRAAGVSKQILSHHFGSKENAYLAVLELAYERSRARDAGLEGEGLDPAAAMRDFVGFAFDHLRQNRDFVSLLADENVNKGIHIRRSARLRASYGPLLARIAALLRRGEQAGVFRPGIDPKQLYISISGLCFFLFSNGHTLSAVFGEDLLTEEALSARRAHVMDFVMAALAPRPAAAAP